From the genome of Amycolatopsis sp. NBC_01488, one region includes:
- a CDS encoding glycosyltransferase: MTRIVIVSARVGAGHDGAAYALADRLTGHDVEVLDFLDLLPGSLGRRLCGFYHRQLEVVPRSWDWTLAALGTAWGAGLARRAASLACRRLGTALGGAGLAVSTYPLATHALADLRARRTLAAPLAVYLTDPAVHRLCVHPAADLHIAQNHSAAEEARALGAPQVAVAAPLVRPRFRPPADAERGEARKAFGLPGRGRLALVVAGSWGVGDVRETTADVAASGVAVPVVVCGRNSALREHLTAAGHRHVFGWVEDMPRLLHAVDAVVQNAGGLTTSEALASGVPVVTYRCLPGHGRANAAVLDRIGLVPWLHGRGELAAALRTARPIESPAPAADTSTLLEKLMELA; this comes from the coding sequence ATGACGCGCATCGTGATCGTCTCGGCGCGCGTCGGCGCCGGGCACGACGGAGCCGCGTACGCCCTGGCGGACCGGCTGACCGGGCACGACGTCGAGGTGCTCGACTTCCTCGACCTGCTGCCCGGCTCCCTGGGCCGCCGTCTGTGCGGCTTCTACCACCGCCAGCTGGAGGTCGTGCCACGCAGCTGGGACTGGACGCTGGCGGCGCTCGGCACGGCCTGGGGTGCCGGGCTGGCGCGTCGCGCGGCGAGCCTGGCGTGCCGCCGGCTGGGCACCGCGCTCGGCGGCGCCGGGCTCGCCGTCTCGACCTACCCGCTCGCCACCCACGCACTGGCCGACCTGCGGGCCCGCCGCACCCTGGCCGCTCCGCTGGCGGTGTACCTCACCGACCCCGCCGTGCACCGGCTGTGCGTGCACCCCGCCGCCGACCTGCACATCGCCCAGAACCACTCCGCCGCGGAGGAGGCCCGCGCGCTCGGCGCGCCGCAGGTGGCGGTGGCGGCCCCGCTGGTCCGGCCACGGTTCCGGCCGCCGGCGGACGCCGAACGCGGCGAGGCGCGGAAAGCCTTCGGGCTGCCCGGGCGAGGGCGGCTGGCACTGGTCGTCGCCGGGTCGTGGGGGGTGGGCGACGTCCGCGAGACGACCGCGGACGTCGCGGCGTCCGGCGTCGCGGTCCCGGTCGTCGTCTGCGGCCGCAACAGCGCGCTGCGGGAGCACCTGACCGCCGCCGGGCACCGGCACGTGTTCGGCTGGGTCGAGGACATGCCCCGGTTGCTGCACGCCGTCGACGCGGTGGTGCAGAACGCCGGCGGGCTGACGACGTCCGAAGCGCTCGCCAGCGGCGTGCCGGTGGTCACCTACCGGTGCCTGCCGGGACACGGCCGCGCCAACGCCGCCGTGCTCGACCGGATCGGCCTGGTCCCCTGGCTGCACGGCCGCGGCGAACTCGCCGCGGCGCTGCGCACCGCGCGCCCGATCGAGTCCCCCGCGCCCGCCGCCGACACCTCGACACTCCTGGAAAAGCTCATGGAACTCGCGTGA
- a CDS encoding polysaccharide deacetylase family protein, with translation MKTALALAAAVALGAHAAPAAAFLPGPRRAFLPRLAGATSPGHVALTFDDGPAAESTPRFLQLLADHDVRATFFLLGAEARKAPALVREIAAAGHEIGVHGWDHRCLLRRSPRATHRDLEATRDLLHRITGTVPRWFRPPYGVFSTASLLSARRLGLTPILWSTWGFDWTEGCTPASIHRRVTGGLGDGGTILLHDSDITTGNGAWRATLGALPGLIADGRRRGLSFGSLDETAGPGTTAARPKPPVRPRPRHAPGAPAGRAAATGSPAERRG, from the coding sequence GTGAAGACCGCTCTCGCCCTCGCCGCCGCCGTGGCGCTCGGCGCGCACGCCGCGCCCGCCGCGGCGTTCCTGCCCGGCCCTCGGCGCGCCTTCCTGCCCCGACTGGCCGGCGCGACGTCGCCCGGCCACGTCGCGCTGACCTTCGACGACGGCCCCGCCGCCGAGTCGACCCCCCGGTTCCTGCAGCTCCTCGCCGACCACGACGTCCGTGCCACCTTCTTCCTCCTGGGCGCCGAAGCCCGGAAGGCGCCGGCGCTGGTCCGCGAAATCGCGGCGGCCGGTCACGAGATCGGCGTGCACGGCTGGGACCACCGCTGCCTGCTCCGCAGATCCCCGCGCGCGACCCACCGGGACCTCGAGGCCACGCGCGACCTGCTGCACCGCATCACCGGGACGGTGCCGCGCTGGTTCCGGCCGCCCTACGGCGTCTTCAGCACCGCGTCCCTGCTCTCGGCACGGCGGCTCGGCCTGACCCCGATCCTGTGGAGCACCTGGGGTTTCGACTGGACTGAAGGCTGCACCCCGGCGTCGATCCACCGCCGCGTGACCGGCGGGCTCGGCGACGGCGGGACGATCCTGTTGCACGACAGCGACATCACCACCGGGAACGGCGCGTGGCGCGCGACCCTCGGCGCCTTGCCCGGCCTGATCGCCGACGGCCGCCGCCGCGGCCTCAGCTTCGGGTCGCTGGACGAGACCGCCGGGCCCGGGACCACAGCAGCCCGGCCGAAACCACCGGTGCGACCACGGCCGCGGCACGCGCCAGGCGCACCGGCCGGCCGGGCCGCGGCGACGGGCAGCCCGGCGGAACGGCGGGGGTGA
- the vanA gene encoding D-alanine--(R)-lactate ligase produces the protein MDRVKVGILFGGATEEHPVSVKSAREIAKHLDTGKFEPFWIGITKTGEWKLCDGPGEGWEDGRPVVLSPDSSVHGLLVLEAGKYRAIRLDVVLPVLHGRLGEDGAMQGLLELAGVPYVGCDVPSSALCMDKSLTYLVARDAGIATPDFRTVTADEPADPDGLTYPVFVKPARSGSSFGVSKVSGADELAGAVAAARQYDSKVLIEEAVVGSEIGCSILGNDAELSTGELDRVALSHGFFKIHQESDPESGSENSTFIVPADIPPEARALVMETAKAVYRALGCRGLSRVDMFLKDDGTVVLNEVNTLPGLTSYSRYPRMMAAAGVPLGELIDRMISLALTGKPR, from the coding sequence ATGGATAGGGTGAAGGTCGGAATCCTCTTCGGGGGCGCCACCGAAGAGCATCCCGTCTCGGTCAAGTCCGCGCGGGAAATCGCGAAACACCTCGACACCGGAAAGTTCGAACCGTTCTGGATCGGGATCACGAAGACCGGCGAGTGGAAGCTCTGCGACGGGCCCGGCGAGGGCTGGGAGGACGGCCGTCCGGTCGTGCTTTCGCCGGACAGCAGCGTCCACGGCCTGCTCGTCCTGGAGGCCGGGAAGTACCGCGCGATCAGGCTGGACGTCGTGCTGCCGGTCCTGCACGGACGACTCGGCGAGGACGGTGCGATGCAGGGTTTATTGGAATTGGCCGGCGTGCCGTACGTCGGCTGTGACGTCCCGAGTTCCGCGCTGTGCATGGACAAGTCCCTCACCTACCTCGTCGCGAGGGACGCGGGAATCGCGACGCCGGACTTCCGGACGGTCACGGCGGACGAGCCGGCCGACCCGGACGGGCTGACCTATCCCGTCTTCGTCAAGCCGGCCCGGTCGGGGTCGTCTTTCGGCGTCAGCAAGGTGTCCGGCGCAGACGAGCTGGCGGGCGCGGTGGCGGCGGCGCGGCAGTACGACTCGAAGGTGCTGATCGAAGAGGCCGTCGTCGGCAGCGAGATCGGCTGTTCGATCCTCGGGAACGACGCGGAGCTGAGCACCGGCGAGCTGGACCGCGTCGCGCTCTCCCACGGGTTCTTCAAGATCCACCAGGAGAGCGACCCCGAAAGCGGCTCGGAGAACTCGACGTTCATCGTGCCCGCCGACATCCCGCCCGAGGCGCGCGCGCTCGTCATGGAGACGGCGAAGGCCGTGTACCGCGCACTGGGGTGCCGGGGACTGTCGCGAGTGGACATGTTCCTGAAGGACGACGGGACGGTGGTCCTCAACGAGGTCAACACGTTGCCCGGCTTGACGTCCTACAGCCGCTACCCGCGGATGATGGCCGCCGCCGGGGTGCCGCTCGGCGAGCTGATCGACCGGATGATTTCGCTGGCGCTGACGGGAAAGCCGCGGTGA
- the vanH gene encoding D-lactate dehydrogenase VanH, with product MVGITVYGCEQDEAALFREMAPRCGVTPTITGDAVTEANVELAIGNRCISVGHKHRIADSTLLALSRAGVAYISTRSIGYNHLDVGYAASLGISVGNVAYSPDSVADYTLMLMLMAVRNAKSMVRRADAHDYRLHDVRGKELRDLTVGVIGTGRIGVAVLDRLRGFGSRVLAYDSRPQNSADYVPLDELLQVSDLVTLHTPLTADTFHLLDRRRIAQMKRGAYVINTGRGSLVDTEALVPALEAGRLGGAALDVVEGEEGIFYADCRGKPLESESLARLQSMPNVLISPHTAYYTDHALSDTVENSLVNCLTFESREQHG from the coding sequence ATGGTGGGTATCACGGTTTACGGGTGCGAGCAGGACGAGGCCGCACTGTTCCGGGAAATGGCGCCTCGCTGCGGTGTCACGCCGACCATCACCGGTGACGCGGTCACCGAAGCGAACGTCGAGCTGGCCATCGGGAACCGCTGCATCAGCGTCGGTCACAAGCACCGCATCGCGGATTCCACCCTGCTCGCGCTCAGCCGGGCCGGCGTGGCTTACATCTCCACGCGGAGCATCGGGTACAACCACCTCGATGTCGGATACGCGGCGAGTCTCGGCATTTCGGTGGGCAACGTCGCCTATTCGCCGGACAGCGTCGCCGACTACACGCTGATGCTGATGCTGATGGCCGTGCGAAACGCGAAATCCATGGTCCGGCGCGCGGACGCGCACGATTACCGATTGCACGACGTGCGCGGGAAAGAGCTGCGTGACCTGACCGTCGGCGTGATCGGGACCGGGCGCATCGGCGTGGCGGTGCTGGACCGGCTGCGCGGCTTCGGTTCCCGGGTGCTGGCCTACGACAGCCGTCCCCAGAACTCCGCGGACTACGTTCCGCTCGACGAGCTGCTCCAGGTGAGCGACCTGGTCACGCTCCACACGCCGTTGACCGCGGACACGTTCCACCTCTTGGACCGACGGCGGATCGCGCAAATGAAACGCGGCGCGTACGTCATCAACACCGGACGCGGTTCCCTCGTCGACACCGAGGCGCTCGTGCCGGCACTGGAAGCCGGGCGGCTGGGTGGCGCGGCGCTGGACGTCGTCGAAGGAGAAGAAGGCATCTTCTACGCCGACTGCCGGGGCAAGCCGCTCGAAAGCGAATCGCTGGCACGGCTGCAAAGCATGCCGAACGTGCTGATCAGCCCGCACACCGCCTATTACACGGACCACGCGCTGAGCGACACCGTCGAAAACAGTCTCGTCAACTGCCTGACCTTCGAAAGCAGGGAGCAACATGGATAG
- a CDS encoding response regulator transcription factor codes for MRVLVVEDEPYLAEGIRDGLRLAAIAADIAGDGDTALELLSVNAYDLAVLDRDVPGPSGDEIAERIVASGSGMPILMLTAADRIDDKATGFELGADDYLTKPFDLRELVLRLRALDRRRAHHRPPVREIAGLRLDPFRREVFRNGRYVALTRKQFAVLEVLVAAEGGVVSAEELLERAWDENADPFTNAVRITVSTLRKRLGEPWVVVTVPGVGYRIDTGQPGGDVD; via the coding sequence GTGCGTGTGCTGGTCGTCGAGGACGAACCCTATCTGGCCGAAGGCATCCGGGACGGGCTGCGCCTGGCGGCGATCGCGGCCGACATCGCCGGCGACGGGGACACCGCGCTGGAGCTGCTGAGCGTCAACGCCTACGACCTCGCGGTGCTCGACCGCGACGTCCCCGGCCCCTCCGGTGACGAGATCGCCGAGCGCATCGTCGCCTCCGGCAGCGGCATGCCGATCCTGATGCTCACCGCGGCCGACCGGATCGACGACAAGGCGACCGGGTTCGAGCTCGGCGCCGACGACTACCTCACCAAGCCGTTCGACCTCCGCGAGCTCGTGCTCCGGCTCCGGGCGCTCGACCGCAGGCGCGCGCACCACCGGCCGCCGGTGCGGGAGATCGCCGGGCTGCGGCTCGATCCGTTCCGCCGCGAGGTCTTCCGGAACGGCCGGTACGTCGCGCTGACCCGGAAGCAGTTCGCGGTGCTCGAAGTCCTCGTCGCCGCGGAAGGCGGGGTCGTCAGCGCCGAAGAGCTGCTGGAGCGGGCCTGGGACGAGAACGCCGACCCCTTCACCAACGCCGTCCGCATCACCGTCTCCACCCTGCGCAAGCGGCTCGGCGAGCCGTGGGTCGTCGTGACCGTGCCCGGCGTCGGCTACCGCATCGACACCGGGCAGCCGGGAGGAGACGTTGACTAG
- a CDS encoding Clp protease N-terminal domain-containing protein, with product MRNPRFDEDARALVRLAQDRARVLRHPWLGTEHLLYAVAVSPGREGVVAREHGVTPEGVSAETSRLLARPRSVFDTLDAEALATLGIDLGAVREAVEASFGAAPVRPVAVRRRRRVRLSGHLPVTGRVRSCLTAAVREAGGAQIGAPGLAAVVVATDGGLVPPILAALEVPAPELRAAILGRAG from the coding sequence ATGAGGAACCCGAGGTTCGACGAAGACGCGCGTGCCCTGGTGCGGCTGGCGCAGGACCGCGCGCGGGTGCTGCGGCATCCCTGGCTGGGGACGGAGCACCTGCTGTACGCGGTCGCGGTCTCCCCGGGCCGCGAAGGGGTGGTGGCCCGCGAGCACGGCGTGACGCCGGAGGGCGTTTCCGCGGAGACGTCCAGGTTGCTGGCGCGGCCGCGGAGCGTTTTCGACACCCTGGACGCCGAAGCGCTGGCGACGCTCGGGATCGACCTGGGGGCGGTCCGGGAGGCCGTCGAGGCGTCGTTCGGTGCGGCGCCGGTGCGGCCGGTCGCGGTCCGGCGGCGGCGCCGGGTCCGCCTGTCGGGTCACCTTCCGGTCACCGGACGGGTGCGGTCGTGCCTGACGGCGGCCGTGCGGGAGGCCGGCGGAGCCCAGATCGGCGCGCCGGGACTCGCCGCGGTGGTGGTGGCGACCGACGGGGGGCTGGTCCCGCCGATCCTGGCCGCGCTGGAGGTGCCGGCGCCGGAACTGCGTGCCGCCATCCTCGGCCGGGCGGGGTGA
- a CDS encoding helix-turn-helix domain-containing protein, with protein METRAEIAESAASTDPDVGLRAVAALRLLTEELEQLQVDRARRLGWSWQDIAARLGVSKQTVHRKHGRRAR; from the coding sequence ATGGAGACACGAGCGGAAATCGCCGAGAGCGCGGCGAGCACCGATCCGGACGTCGGCCTGCGCGCCGTCGCGGCGCTGCGGCTGCTGACCGAGGAACTCGAACAGCTGCAAGTGGACCGGGCACGGCGTCTGGGGTGGTCGTGGCAGGACATCGCGGCGCGGCTGGGGGTCAGCAAGCAGACGGTCCACCGCAAGCACGGCAGGCGGGCGCGATGA
- a CDS encoding M15 family metallopeptidase produces MTDREPARTTTRVPGEADGAVPDGTTVFDDGVPAVANLDPALLAALRRAATDAGVEFRVNGGWRSPDYQRRLRRSAVSRHGSEEEAARWVATPETSPHVSGNAVDVGPAEAQAWLSEHGAAYGLCQIYRNEPWHYELRPEAVEHGCPPRYPDPTHDPRMRR; encoded by the coding sequence ATGACCGACCGCGAACCAGCACGAACGACGACCCGCGTTCCGGGCGAAGCCGACGGTGCCGTGCCCGACGGCACGACGGTCTTCGACGACGGCGTCCCGGCCGTGGCCAACCTCGATCCGGCGCTCCTCGCTGCGCTGCGCCGGGCCGCGACGGACGCGGGTGTCGAGTTCCGCGTCAACGGTGGCTGGCGGTCCCCGGACTACCAGCGCCGGCTTCGCCGCTCGGCGGTTTCCCGGCACGGTTCCGAGGAAGAAGCCGCCCGCTGGGTCGCCACGCCGGAGACGTCCCCGCACGTGTCGGGCAACGCGGTCGACGTCGGGCCCGCCGAGGCGCAGGCGTGGCTGTCGGAGCACGGCGCGGCGTACGGGCTTTGCCAGATCTACCGCAACGAGCCGTGGCACTACGAGCTGCGCCCGGAAGCCGTCGAGCACGGCTGCCCGCCCCGGTACCCGGACCCCACGCACGATCCCCGGATGCGGCGGTGA
- a CDS encoding sensor histidine kinase, with the protein MSVRLKLTLSYAGFVMVTGALLLGAVGLFLMHYQRLGMETMHVVMAPPGRVLIRAFAPAAGAVLLFLLVVGLAGGWVLAGRMLAPLTRIVDATGVAADGSLSHRIRLEGRWDEFRELADAFDGMLARLEAHVDAQRRFAANASHELRTPLAITRTLLDVARADRDHDPAELVDRLHAVNTRAIDLTEALLLLSRANQRSFTEEPVDLSLIAEEATETLLPLAEKHALTIETAGDETPTVGSSALLLQMTTNLVHNAIVHNLSERGTVWVTTGVRPQGVVLTVENSGAQLTPQVVATLAEPFQRGTERVRADHAGVGLGLAIVDSITRAHDGTLTLTPRAGGGLRVTVHLPAVTRAVR; encoded by the coding sequence TTGAGCGTGCGCCTCAAGCTCACCCTCAGCTACGCCGGCTTCGTCATGGTCACGGGTGCCCTGCTGCTCGGGGCCGTGGGGCTGTTCCTCATGCACTACCAGCGGCTGGGCATGGAAACGATGCACGTGGTGATGGCCCCGCCGGGCCGGGTGCTCATCCGCGCCTTCGCCCCCGCCGCGGGCGCGGTGCTGCTCTTCCTGCTGGTGGTCGGCCTCGCGGGAGGCTGGGTGCTCGCCGGCCGGATGCTCGCGCCCCTGACCCGCATCGTCGACGCCACCGGCGTCGCCGCGGACGGGTCGCTGTCGCACCGCATCCGGCTGGAGGGCCGCTGGGACGAGTTCCGCGAGCTCGCCGACGCCTTCGACGGCATGCTCGCCCGGCTCGAAGCCCACGTCGACGCGCAGCGGCGGTTCGCCGCCAACGCCTCGCACGAACTGCGCACCCCGCTGGCGATCACGCGGACCCTGCTCGACGTGGCCCGCGCCGATCGCGACCACGACCCGGCCGAGCTGGTCGACCGCCTCCACGCCGTCAACACCCGGGCGATCGACCTCACCGAAGCGCTGCTCCTGCTCAGCCGCGCCAACCAGCGGTCGTTCACCGAAGAGCCCGTCGACCTCTCCCTCATCGCGGAGGAAGCCACCGAAACGCTCCTCCCCCTCGCGGAAAAACACGCTCTCACCATCGAGACCGCCGGCGACGAGACCCCCACCGTCGGCTCGTCCGCCCTGCTGCTGCAGATGACGACGAACCTCGTGCACAACGCGATCGTCCACAACCTGTCGGAGCGGGGCACGGTGTGGGTCACGACGGGCGTCCGGCCCCAGGGAGTCGTGCTCACCGTCGAGAACAGCGGTGCGCAGCTCACCCCGCAGGTGGTGGCCACGCTCGCCGAGCCGTTCCAGCGCGGCACCGAACGCGTCCGCGCCGACCACGCGGGAGTCGGCCTCGGCCTGGCCATCGTCGACAGCATCACCCGGGCCCACGACGGCACCCTCACCCTCACCCCCCGAGCCGGCGGCGGCCTCCGCGTCACGGTGCACCTGCCCGCGGTCACCCGTGCGGTCCGGTGA
- the vanX gene encoding D-Ala-D-Ala dipeptidase VanX: MNADFVFVDEVAPGIRWDAKYATWDNFTGKPVDGYLVNRVAGTRALSAALERAQGKAEALGFGLLLWDGYRPQRAVDCFLRWSRRPEDGRTKSRHYPNIDRTEMVEKGYVAAKSGHSRGSTVDLTLYHLATGELVPMGGDHDLMDPISHHGAGGITPAEARNRDHLRSIMEASGFRPYAREWWHYTLDGEPYPDTYFDFPLTGPHG, encoded by the coding sequence GTGAACGCCGATTTCGTCTTCGTGGACGAGGTCGCGCCCGGCATCCGCTGGGACGCCAAGTACGCCACCTGGGACAACTTCACCGGCAAGCCGGTGGACGGCTACCTCGTCAACCGCGTCGCCGGGACCCGGGCGTTGAGCGCGGCCCTGGAACGAGCGCAGGGCAAGGCCGAAGCCCTCGGCTTCGGCCTGCTCCTCTGGGACGGCTACCGCCCGCAGCGCGCCGTCGACTGCTTCCTGCGCTGGTCCCGACGGCCGGAAGACGGCCGGACGAAGTCACGCCACTACCCGAACATCGACCGGACGGAGATGGTCGAAAAGGGTTACGTGGCCGCGAAGTCGGGGCACAGCCGGGGCAGCACCGTCGACTTGACGCTGTACCACCTGGCCACCGGCGAGCTGGTCCCGATGGGTGGCGACCACGACCTGATGGACCCGATCTCCCACCACGGCGCCGGCGGGATCACGCCGGCCGAAGCACGCAACCGCGACCACCTCCGGTCCATCATGGAAGCCAGCGGCTTCCGCCCGTACGCCCGCGAATGGTGGCACTACACGCTGGACGGCGAACCGTACCCGGACACGTACTTCGACTTTCCCCTCACCGGACCGCACGGGTGA